TCTTTGAGACTAATCGGTCTTGCTCTTTCATGTTAAGAAAGTCAGTGTTACCACCAACATTGATTTGATATGTTTTTTCAATTTTTGTACCACGGTCATTACATAGTTTTGCTAAAGTTCTATGAACGATAGTAGCACCAACTTGTCCTTTGATATCATCACCTATACAGGGGATATTTTTTTCTTCGAATTTTTTTGCCCATGTTTCATCAGATGCAATGAACGAAGGAATACAATTTACAAATGCAGTATTAGTATCTAGACAAATCTGTGCCCAGAACTCAGTTACTTTATCTGAACCTACAGGCAAATAAGAAACAATAATTTCAGCCCCTGTTTCATTGATAATTTTTTTTACTTCTTCAGCAATTTCTTCAGTAGTTTTTGAGCTTTTGATTGGTTTTACTCTATTTTCAACCCATAACCCTACACCGTCTAAAATAGGACTTTCATAGACTTTGGCATCAGTTTTTGGCATGGTGTCTTTAGGAACCCAATTTACCATGTTGGGGTATTCGTAAATTGCTTCCATCAAAGGTTTTCCAACTTTGTTTTCACCCACATCAAAACCACAAACAAAGTCAATATCATGAATTCCATAACCAGCTAATTTATCATGAATAATTCCTATTACTTGCTGAGAAGGATTCTGACGATAATATTCAATACCTTGAATTAAACCAGAAAAACAATTTCCTATACCAACTAAACCTACCTTAATTCTACCTGTCATTCGAAATTTGGTGTTATTAGGCGGGTTTAAAGTTTTCTTAAAAACACCAAAAGAAATTCCAATTTTTCAAGGCAGAATTTTATAATCGTAATCAAGGGAATAAGACATGGTAACGCCCGGTAGACCTGTGAAAGACATCGAAATAAATTCAAATACATCCTTAGAAAAAATATTTGAAGAATTATCACAATCAGGAGGATTTGAATCGGTTAATCTTTCAGATGGGCTAAATATTTTATCAGAGATGATCACTGATCCAAAATGCTTACGATTTGTCTCATTTGTAGGAGCAGTTGTTTCAACAGGGCTAAGAGGAATTATCAAAGACATGATGAAGAACAAATGGTTTGATGTAGCCATTACAACATGCGGTGCATTAGATCATGACATTGCAAGACATTTTTCAAATTACAAAGAAGGATCGTTTACCATGGATGATGGAGAGTTAGCAGATCAAAACATCCATAGATTAGGAAATGTGTTGGTGCCAATGGACAGTTACGGACCACTAATTGAAGAGAAGATGCAGTCATTTTTGGAAGAAGAGTATCAAAAAGGAGTAAAAGAAATGTCCACAGCCCAAATTTGTAAAATGATAGGAAAAAACTTAGGAGAGAATTCATTTCTGTATTGGGCATACAAAAACAACATTAACGTCATTGTTCCAGGAATAATGGATGGTGCAGTCGGTAGTCAGATTTGGTTATTTTCACAAAAACACAGTGATTTTAAATTGAATTTGGCTGAAGATGCAAATTTGTTATCAGGTTTAATTTTCAAGGCTGAGAAATCAGGAGCATTGATGTTAGGGGGAGGAATTTCAAAACATCACACATTATGGTGGAATCAGTACAGAGAAGGATTAGACTATGCGTTTTACATAACCACTGCACAAGAATTTGACGGCAGTCTTAGCGGTGCACTGGTTAGAGAGGCAATATCATGGGGCAAAGTTACTCAAAGAGCACGACAAGCAACGTTGCATGCAGAAGTAACAACAATACTTCCATTCATTTATGCAGCATTACTTGCAAAATTAAAAAAATAGTATTTCAAATTAGTAAAAACTTTATTCAATTCATTTGAAAATAATGTATTGTCTACAAAAATGAGAATTAGAGAATTAAAAAAAATGGATCTTGAAGGAGGTTATTTGATAGATGGATTTCCCTCAGTAGGATTCAGCAGTGCAATTTCAACAGAATCGATGATTCATACTTCAAAATTTTCAATTACAGGAGTCATATCGTCAGATAGTTTTCCCCCCATCAGTCTAATTAAAGATGGAAAACCAAATTTTCCTACAAGAATATTTGTAAATGAAGAGTCTAAAGTTTCAATATTCCTATCATATCTTACACTTCATGAATCACTACACAGAACTGCTGCAAGATTAATGTTAAACTGGGCAAGAAAAAAGAAAATTAAATTAGTTGTAAGTAGCGTTGCAGTTAAAACTCCTGAAGGATCAGAAGAGGTAGTTGCAGTTGGAAGCACCGAAGAAGCTAGGAAAAAAATTAAAGAAGTAGGTTTCAAAGTATTAGAAAACGGCGTTGTTCCAGGAATTCCAGGAATGTTACTTAATGAAGCAAGTTTAATGGAACAAGATGTGATTGTTATTTTATTTCATTCAGATGGAACAGGTCCTGATTTTAGATCAAGTGCAAAACTTTGTGAGGCAATGGGCAAACTGATTCCAGGAATTGCGTGTGACATGTCACTATTACAGAAAGAAGCAGAAAAAGCTGAAGTCATGATCAAAGAAACCGAAGAAGAATCAAGGCAATTAAAAGACACGATGTACAGATAAATCAGAAGAGAGAAAAATTCAGATTATCAGATTAGACAAATGAACCATATTCTAGATTTTGTATTTGCAGTAGTAATAATATCGGCATCAGGAGTGATGGCACCAGGTCCATTATTTGCAGCAAACATTGTCTATGGCACTAAGGAAAGCACCAGAGCAGGAATAAAAATGGCCGCAGGGCATACAATTGTTGAGTTCCCCCTAGTAATTCTTTTAGGAATAGGAGTGTTTTCATTAGAAGTTTTTCCAGAGTTTAGAACAGTTATTTCAATAGTAGGGGCAATTACACTCTTTATTTTCGCAGGAATCCAAATAAAATCATTATTTCAAAAAAGAAAAACATTACAAAATGATCAAAAACACGGAGCAGTAATTGCAGGAATTACACTTAGCGCACTGAATCCATTTTTCATAGCATGGTGGTTAAGTGTAGGTTTCAAATTAATTTCAGATGCAATGATGATATGGGCATTTGGAGGAATCATAGTATTATTTTTGCTACATATTTGGATGGATTTTGCTTGGTTAGGTTCAGTTGCGTTTTTAGCAAAAAAAAGTGCAAGAATTTTATCAAACAAAAATTACAAAATCATGATGTTAGGACTAAGCATCAGTCTGATATATTTTGGAATCACATTTCTAAACGACGTGATTTAGCCACAATCTAAAATTTCCATTTGAGGCTCACATTGTTCATTAAACGAATATATTTTTTCAAGTGTTTCTTCACAAAATTCAGGATCTAATGAATTTTCATAAATGTTCAAATCATTGATGAGCTGAATATGTTTTACACCACATGAATTTGATGAGACGTTAACCAATGTGATAACCGTTGTCGCTACCAAAATAACTAAAATTAGATTTCTGATCTTATTTTTTTGTAATATCAATTTCAATAGTAGAAACGTTACGCTGTTTTCCATCTTGAGAAGTGAGTGAATCCGACGAAATCCTAACATCACTAATTACATAGCCAACAGTATCCATTCTTTTTACAATCATTTGAGAAACATCTACTGCTTGTGTGATTCGTTTACCTCTTGCCTTAATAGTAACAGTTTCCATATTAGCAAGTTGAGTAAGTGTTGCTGAAACATACGTCATAATTGGTTTAGTGCCTACAAAAATTACATCGCGTTCTTCAGATTTTGTTTCTTGTTTTTCTTGAGGAGTGTCTAATTGTGGTTCTGGTTCTGGTGCATCTAATTGTGGTTCTGGTTCTGGTGCATCTAATTGTGGTTCTGGTTCTGGTGCATCTAATTGTGGTTCTGGTTCTGGTGCATCTAATTGTGGTTCTGGTTCTGGTGCATCTAATTGTGGTTCTGGTTCTGGTGCATCTAATTGTGGTTCTGGTTCTGGTTTTTGTGAATCTTGAAATTCAGACAAAATATCTTCTGCATCTTTGGATTTTTTTGGATCACTCAATTTCTATTCCTTAATAACGAAAAGTGCTCTGGCTTTTATTTATTTTTAAGGTTCTGTTGTTGGATATAGTCCTCTAAAATTTTTTCAACATCAATATTTTTGGAATTCTTAACCTTATCTACAAGGTTTTTTTCCTCTATCTCATAGCAGTTCAGTACATCTTGAAAATCTTTGAAAACTAAAAGGATTTTATCTTTGAAAATACAATGATACAGTTTTTCTTTTTCCATTTGTTCAGGTTTTATGTTAATTCCATCCTCACCTGAAGAAAGTGGCGAATCCATAAACAACATAAGAATTGAACAATATTTAATGAATTCAAAATATAGTAATAATCAAAAACCATACAAAGATTATTGGGAAATAGAATAGTTTTCCACATTGATTTTGATTATTTTTATGCCCAGTGTGAAGAGATACGCAAGCCGGAATTAAAATCAAAACCAGTGTGCGTGTGTGTTTTTTCAGACAGAGGAGGAGACAGTGGAGCTATTGCCACTGCTAATTACACAGCAAGGAAATACGGTGTAAAATCAGGAATTCCCATAATGTTTGCAAAAAAGAGATTAGAGGGAAGAGAAGATGCAGTATTTTTGCCAGTTGATTTTGAATTCTATAGTGAAATGTCTGAAAAAGGAATGGAAATAATGAAAGAAAATTCAGATGTTTTTGAATATGTTGGCAGAGATGAGGCATATCTAGACGTTACAAAAAGAACAGATGGAAGTTATGAAAAAGCAAGCCATCTTGCTCAACAAATTAAGAATGCAATTAGAGAAAAACTCAAACTGAG
Above is a window of Nitrosopumilus sp. K4 DNA encoding:
- a CDS encoding inositol-3-phosphate synthase produces the protein MTGRIKVGLVGIGNCFSGLIQGIEYYRQNPSQQVIGIIHDKLAGYGIHDIDFVCGFDVGENKVGKPLMEAIYEYPNMVNWVPKDTMPKTDAKVYESPILDGVGLWVENRVKPIKSSKTTEEIAEEVKKIINETGAEIIVSYLPVGSDKVTEFWAQICLDTNTAFVNCIPSFIASDETWAKKFEEKNIPCIGDDIKGQVGATIVHRTLAKLCNDRGTKIEKTYQINVGGNTDFLNMKEQDRLVSKKISKTESVQSQLDERLDDDQIYVGPSDFIPFLGNTKLMFMRIEGRQWANIPYNMEVRLEVDDKANSAGIVIDAVRLAKIALDRGIGGPIKPASAYLMKHPIEQTSDVAAKAACEKFVAGE
- a CDS encoding deoxyhypusine synthase, with protein sequence MVTPGRPVKDIEINSNTSLEKIFEELSQSGGFESVNLSDGLNILSEMITDPKCLRFVSFVGAVVSTGLRGIIKDMMKNKWFDVAITTCGALDHDIARHFSNYKEGSFTMDDGELADQNIHRLGNVLVPMDSYGPLIEEKMQSFLEEEYQKGVKEMSTAQICKMIGKNLGENSFLYWAYKNNINVIVPGIMDGAVGSQIWLFSQKHSDFKLNLAEDANLLSGLIFKAEKSGALMLGGGISKHHTLWWNQYREGLDYAFYITTAQEFDGSLSGALVREAISWGKVTQRARQATLHAEVTTILPFIYAALLAKLKK
- a CDS encoding proteasome assembly chaperone family protein translates to MSTKMRIRELKKMDLEGGYLIDGFPSVGFSSAISTESMIHTSKFSITGVISSDSFPPISLIKDGKPNFPTRIFVNEESKVSIFLSYLTLHESLHRTAARLMLNWARKKKIKLVVSSVAVKTPEGSEEVVAVGSTEEARKKIKEVGFKVLENGVVPGIPGMLLNEASLMEQDVIVILFHSDGTGPDFRSSAKLCEAMGKLIPGIACDMSLLQKEAEKAEVMIKETEEESRQLKDTMYR
- a CDS encoding LysE family transporter, whose protein sequence is MNHILDFVFAVVIISASGVMAPGPLFAANIVYGTKESTRAGIKMAAGHTIVEFPLVILLGIGVFSLEVFPEFRTVISIVGAITLFIFAGIQIKSLFQKRKTLQNDQKHGAVIAGITLSALNPFFIAWWLSVGFKLISDAMMIWAFGGIIVLFLLHIWMDFAWLGSVAFLAKKSARILSNKNYKIMMLGLSISLIYFGITFLNDVI
- a CDS encoding DNA-binding protein, translated to MTYVSATLTQLANMETVTIKARGKRITQAVDVSQMIVKRMDTVGYVISDVRISSDSLTSQDGKQRNVSTIEIDITKK